A region of the Mus caroli chromosome 7, CAROLI_EIJ_v1.1, whole genome shotgun sequence genome:
CATATTGAGCGTTCCACACAGAGACGGTTAGGATGAGGACCAAATGTTGAGGTGACCCGTAAAAGTCACATCTGGAACTCTGTCCTATAAAATGGTACATGGATGCCCATGGTCACATAACTTGTAATAACATACAAGAGATAAGCCTGGGCACTGTCTGGTCTGCACTGATGTAGGGATTATCTGTCCAGAGAGAGGAGTCCTGTGTCTAAAGACAAGGGGTCGCATCAGACACTCTAGTAtgcttttgcttaatttttttttttttacaaaaacaaactttaaaaaatgaaggttATAGAAACTGGGCCAACACCCACCTTGGCGTCTGTTTCCATCAATCCAAAGATCTTCAATGGGGATGAGAGTGAGCAAGGAGAAAGGAGCAGTTCATGGTCCCGGTGGGGATAAAGGGAAAGATGGCTGGCAAGATACTCATGACCTAAGGTCTGGGCCTTGCTCTCTTTACCCTTCCACATGCAGGAGTGATGGGGAAAGGAATGAGGCAGAGGGGCTACAGTCACAGCCAAGAGCACTTCCTCTGGGGGATCAGAAACGGTAGGCTGCAACAGAGATCCGTTGGTCGATGTACCAGGGGTCTCAAAAAATGGAATTCATCATGAATCTTATGTGTCATCCTTGCACAAGAGGCATGCTAAACTTCTCCATGCTGTCCCAGTTTTAGTGTGTGTGCTGCAGAAGCCAGCACCCCCCCAGTATATTTTTGGTTCTTGTGCTGCATAAAAGACTACATGTCAACCCCATGTGTGGTGGAAAGACAATGGTGAGGTGTGTGTACAAAGACAAATCTGGAGGAATGAGCTGTGTTACAGTAGGATTGTGTTGTGAGGGCAGTTGACAAGTGAGCTCTTGTGTATGTGCTCACTTGTGTATGCAgactacacatgcatgtgtgcagaggtTAGACGTCGACctcaggtgtcatttctcagaagCTATCTGTGGTGATTCTGAGaaggcttggcccagggaatagcactattagaaggtgtggctttgttggaggaagtgtgtcactgtgggggtgggctttgagaccctcctcctagctgcctatgagacagtgtctcctggctgcagttgaatcaagatgtagaactctcggctcctccagcaccaggtctgcctgcacactgccatgcttcctaccgtgaggataatggactgaacctctgaacctgtaagccagccccaattaaatgtttgcctttataagagttgccttggtcgtggtgtctcttcacagcaatggaaatcctaactaaaacaccATCCAACTTGTTTTGAGACACATACAAGTTGGCCTGGAcatcaagtaggctaggctggctggccctaAAGCATCAAGATCCTTCTGTGTTTGCCTcctggcactgggattacaagggtatgccaccatgcctgggttctGGTGATCCAACTCATGTACTCACACTTGCCCAGCAAATACTGAGTGAAGCATCTCTGCAGCCTGCAAACTGATATTTAAAGTTTTCTAGGATTCAGTTAATAGTAGGTACGGAAAATGGGTATTTTACATCCTAGGAGTGCCTATCAGATCCTGTGCCCCTCCTCTAGACCTGGTCTACCAGAAATAAGCCTCAGATTCTCCCCTCTACCCACTTAGTAAATAGACTTTGCAGGCACAACCTACCAGGTCCTTGTCTCAGGAAGCCTCCAGACTGCCCCCCAGTGCCCAACTGCTCCCACAACCAGCCCTAAGAAAGAGTCAGCAGAGGCCTGAGGAAAACATCCGTCTCATGATTTATTACAACACATTGTTTCAAATACAAAAGGAGGGACAGGAAAGTGCGGCCTCATGGGGCAAGGTCCCAAGGGGGAAGCTGGCACCCTGGCCCTCGGGGACTGGAAGCCTTGGGCAAGGGACCTCTCCTGTACTGGACAACAGGAGGGAGCCAGATGCATTCTGGGCCATTCCAGTGCCGGCAGTGACCAGGTAAGAGTGGTGGGAGAGTGATAGAGAACCCTATACCCTCCACACCTTGGACAGTGGGTGGAAAGCCACCAGGGAAAGCCTGTGCTCCACTTCCCCCAACACAAAGGAGGGGGGAGCTGAGACCTCCTCCATCTTGTCTGCTCACTTTGGGGAGACCAGGGTCATGTGTAAGTgagaacagagacagactgaGGCCAATGGGCCCCGTGTATCCAGGATAGATGCCATATCTCCATCAAGAGAGGGGAGGAACCAGACCCAAGGGGGAGCTTTAGGGTCCAACTGATGGCCCCACACCACTGTCTCCTGGACAGCAGTAGACTGGGGGCATGGAGGGGGAAGCCAGTGCACCCTCCACACCCAGGGTCACCTCAGAAATCCAATGACAGACAGGAGGTAAAtttacataattaataataataattataataataattaaccaataataataaatacttaaacCTCTAATCCATAGATTGTAAATACAACAATAGCTTATTTTCTCAGGGATCAGGATGGGTGGGATCAAGAGAACTAGGACAGGACTTTTGCTTAAGAAGGAGGGTGACAGGAACATAGGGAGCAGGTCAAAAGAAGAACAGACAGAAGGACACAGCAAGAGAGGTGGGGTAGAAAGGTGCCACCCTAGATCCTGCCCCAGCTACTTGTTAACAAGCCCCTAGCTTCTTCCTCAAAGGACAGACCCACTCCAAGACTTAAAGACATCTAAGAGCAAGAACTCCTATCCTGCCTCAAAACTTTGGGTCCCCAACAGTCCCAAGAGGATATTCAGCAAGGGTGGCTGGCACTTTTCTCCTTGTCCTTCTCCTAGATTGGCTCTGAGCCTAAAAAAGCCACCTTGGGTGGAGGCTAGCATATCATCTTGAAGACACTGGGAAAGTACGCTGCCTGGGAAGCGCGCATACAAAGGGACTCTCTCCTGAGAAGCCCTTTGGGGGATGGGGCAGTCATGGGGGACTTGCCCAACATCTGTCCTTAGGTGGGGTCTTTCTCTGCTTGGAGACAGTTCTCCTGTAGTTGAGGATTCCCACTTCCTGTAAGCCTACGGGCTTGGTAGGTGCTTTACCCCACCTGCCTCAGGGGCTCCCCAACCTGCAGAGCAGTAGAATCCCAAGTCCTACCTGTAGCAGGAAGAGCCCAGAACGAGAGCTTGACTCTACCCCCATTCTTACTGGGCCTAGAGCTCCCCTCTGACCAGCAGAGATAGCCCCTGCCAGCCCCAGCTAGCTTAGCTCCTCCTGCTGGCATTGGACACTGCCCCAGTACATGCTGGGAAAGTCTACTGGGCTTCCCAATGGGCAGGGCACCTgcaaaggaaaagagagacactTCCTCTGAATGGCCTCCTGGGCCCTTCTAGGGAACTGGGCCTCACTCTCACAAGAGTGAGGTCCTCTGTCCTTGCCTTCAGAGCTACCTCATCTGGCTTTCAGGAACCCCCTTGTCCAAGTCTCCCTGAAAATTTTGCTCCACTGGGCCCAGTGCCCACCAACACCTGCCAGGTAACAGCCCTGGGGTGAAGGGCAGAGACGATATCTATCTCTATGCCACTAAGACTTGGCAATTTGAGGTGTGGGGACACTGCTGCTGGGGCCTTCTGCAGGGACACTAGGGTTTCCCCCTCCCCTTACCTATGGCTTTGCTGCAGAGCCCAAGATAGGAGaaacaggagaggagagacaggagaagagggaaaggagaggggaggggtctgCGGCTCAGTTTGTGGCAAGtaagggtttgggttttttgtctttttttttgtttttcatttcccccctttttcttaTGTAAAAAGTGCAGGAAAGCTGGGCAGCTCTTTGAAAGGTCAGTAAtgtttccagaggggaggggCAAGGAGGGGCCCAGGCCTGTCAACCCAGTTTGGGATTGAAGGTGGCCTCATATTGCTTAGAAACCTGTTTCAGTTTAAATACCAGACAGTAAAAACAGAGCTTTAGGGCCGCCCCGCACAGTTGCCAGATCACtagcttaaataaataaaaaaatcgaAATATTTACTTCTTGATAAAAATTGCAGTAAAACCATTTaccttttctgtgtgttttatatataatatatatttatacctgGCCTGGCTGGAGCAAGGGCACAGGGACTCCTGAAGGGTCACGATACTTCAATGACCTCCACGCTGCCAGAGAAGCTGGTTTGCTTGCCCAGGGCTGCCAGCTCCTCGCCACGTGCCCGCCCCTCCACCATGCCCTCTTCAAACTCCATCTGGCAGCTGCGCCTCTTGAACTGTGCATCTGCAGCAGGCTCCTCGGGCCAGCCGGTCCGCACATCCCGCCGCCGCAGGTcactactactactgctgctgctgctgctgccgccgccaccgccaccgccgccgccaccactgctgctgctgctgttaccgGGTCCAGGTGCGCCTGCGCTCGCCCGGCCAAAGGCGGAGAACACAGCGCCTGGACCCTGCGCGCCCTCGGGGCTGAAGCACCAGGGTCCGTCGGGCGACGGTGTGCCTGGAGAGTCCAGTGGCGGCACCCAGCCCCCGGGGCCAGCCGGCTGGCCAGGGCCAGGCAGCCCGGGCGCCGACAGGGCCGAGAGGCCGTGCCGTGGAGTCTGCCGGGCCGTGTCTCCAAAGTTCAGGCCCAGGCCATGCGCGGGGGAACGAGCAGGAGAACTGGCCGGGGGACGTCGCCGGCGGGGTCGTGGGCGGCACTCTGGAACGGAGTCCGGGCTGTCTGGGCTGGGCGAGGGCAGGCCCAGCGTGCCCCCGGATGGGCTGTCCAGCTTGCAGAGCTTCGGGGCTTCACCCGGGTCGGGTGGGCCGGGAAAGTCGGGCCTCCTGCTGGGTGCATAGGCCGACTTGATGTCCAGGGAGAAGGAACGCTTGAGGCGGTTGGTGTCCTGGAGGCGGTCAGAGGAGAGGTGCAGGCCACGCAGGCCCTGCTGCAGTGCGCTGGTGGCTGGAGCTGTGCTGGGGATCGGAGCATCCCCTCCAGCACTCGGGCTGCCCTCCTTGGCTGCAGTGGCTGCCTCGCTCCCAGTGGCAGCGCTCTCTGAGGTAGATGGTGGCAGCCTGGGCAGTGGGATGCCTGCTGCCGGGCCCATGAGGGGCTCAGGGGTCCCCAAGTGAGGTCCATCACTCTGCAGGGCAGCCAGCAGCTTCAGACTCCTCTCATACTCCAGCAACTGGCCCAGGAAGTTGAAGTTGGGCGAGATGGAGGGGCGCCGATCCTTCACAAACCTAAGCAAGCAAGAGGCATTTCTGTCAGGACAGCCTTGCCCCTGATTTTCCTCCTGTGCAGCACCCAGAGCAAACCTTTAAGTCCCCAAGCTCTTGTCGGGCTGGGCTCAGGCTTTCCCTCCCTGCCAGGGTAGTAATTTGTACAATCCAAGTGGGTGGAGAGAGCAAAAGGAGGGCAATGCTGTTAGCCATTGGTTGTGGTGTTCCCTAGGTCCCTAGGGCCCAGGAGGAGAATACCTGTATGCGTCGTCAGAAGACATGCCCATGGTTTTCATGATGTACGCGATGGCAATGGTGGCAGAGCGAGAGATGCCAGCCAGACAGTGAACAATGACTTGGCAGCTGGACAGCTTGGCTTTATCTGGGGGCAAGTGGATGGTGGGGGGATCAGGTGAGGGCTGAGATTGCACTGTCCCTCCCTTCCCAAGGTAGTCCCCAACCCTTCCTCCCTATGGCAGACAGTGCTGGGTGGccctcccagtcctcccctctgcctctgtctagtCTTCCTCTAGCCAGCCTCTTCCACCCTATAGAGACACacaccccctcccttcccctcaccaATAAACTCAATGGACTTGTCCAGCCAGGGCAGCAGCTTTTCACAGTAGTTGTCATTGATGGGGATACGCATGAAACGACTCTCACAGATGAAGTCCGGTTTAGGGCAGGAGTTGCTGGCATTGAGGACATAGCTTATTCCGTTTTGGGTCATCAGATCCTGGAGGAATAGGAAGATGGGTCAGAAGGGGGCAGCAGAGAAAAGCAAAGCCCCCTATTGGAAAAAGAACCaatccctccccacctctctgtctctctcagaagGACTCTAAAATCCTGTGATGCTCCCGAGCCTCAGATTTTGTTCAAGATCTTGCCATATGGGAAAAGACTGGGTCCAGAAACCCTTGGAGCCCACAGGATGGGTACAGGAAGGATGGCTTCTGcaagccacacccacagccagCATTGCGCTCCTAGGAATTTTATGGTTGCCTGGGCGGTGCCTTCATCCTTTTCCCTCCTCACCATTTTTAAAACACGAGATTCTTTCAGCGCTGGCCAGAGGCCCAGTGACAGAAGCAGTTTGGCATGCAGGCTTCCAGCCCCACCACAGAAGAGACTGGGAGCCTGCCTTTCCATCAGCCTTGCTGTGATCCTGCCTGGGCCATGCT
Encoded here:
- the Dusp8 gene encoding dual specificity protein phosphatase 8 — protein: MAGDRLPRKVMDAKKLASLLRGGPGGPLVIDSRSFVEYNSCHVLSSVNICCSKLVKRRLQQGKVTIAELIQPATRSQVDATEPQDVVVYDQSTRDASVLAADSFLSILLSKLDGCFDSVAILTGGFATFSSCFPGLCEGKPATLPSMSLSQPCLPVPSVGLTRILPHLYLGSQKDVLNKDLMTQNGISYVLNASNSCPKPDFICESRFMRIPINDNYCEKLLPWLDKSIEFIDKAKLSSCQVIVHCLAGISRSATIAIAYIMKTMGMSSDDAYRFVKDRRPSISPNFNFLGQLLEYERSLKLLAALQSDGPHLGTPEPLMGPAAGIPLPRLPPSTSESAATGSEAATAAKEGSPSAGGDAPIPSTAPATSALQQGLRGLHLSSDRLQDTNRLKRSFSLDIKSAYAPSRRPDFPGPPDPGEAPKLCKLDSPSGGTLGLPSPSPDSPDSVPECRPRPRRRRPPASSPARSPAHGLGLNFGDTARQTPRHGLSALSAPGLPGPGQPAGPGGWVPPLDSPGTPSPDGPWCFSPEGAQGPGAVFSAFGRASAGAPGPGNSSSSSGGGGGGGGGGSSSSSSSSSDLRRRDVRTGWPEEPAADAQFKRRSCQMEFEEGMVEGRARGEELAALGKQTSFSGSVEVIEVS